A genomic region of Elusimicrobiota bacterium contains the following coding sequences:
- a CDS encoding DUF799 family lipoprotein: MKKFAAFLFCGFAASVLAGCATAKINYVKDGFSAPDIVAMLPADNQSNDLTAPRAALGAVASALIGANYFPISTPAQEEILRKLGLTDGGQLNAFKLTDLASKLETDGLVVTRIDEFKKVNIGIYISPTVETTVMLYDNHGEKLWEATSKFTEKKFNLSLQAAIQAGAQELAGDLVGKIFKTSLVRESQIMGGLLAKKMTMNKPSLAYPGPAYQPATPKQVAAK; this comes from the coding sequence ATGAAAAAATTTGCGGCTTTCCTCTTCTGTGGATTCGCCGCCTCCGTGCTGGCAGGCTGCGCCACGGCTAAAATCAACTACGTCAAAGACGGGTTTTCCGCTCCCGATATCGTGGCCATGCTGCCTGCGGACAATCAAAGCAACGACTTGACGGCGCCGCGGGCAGCGCTCGGCGCCGTAGCCTCGGCGTTGATCGGGGCCAATTACTTTCCCATCTCGACCCCGGCTCAAGAAGAGATTTTGAGAAAATTGGGGCTGACCGACGGCGGCCAGTTGAATGCTTTTAAACTCACCGACCTGGCTTCCAAATTGGAAACCGACGGATTGGTCGTGACCAGAATCGATGAATTTAAAAAAGTCAATATCGGCATTTATATCAGCCCGACCGTGGAAACCACCGTCATGCTCTATGATAATCATGGGGAAAAGCTTTGGGAAGCCACCTCCAAATTTACGGAAAAAAAATTCAATCTTAGCTTGCAAGCGGCGATTCAAGCGGGGGCCCAAGAATTGGCCGGTGATTTGGTGGGGAAAATTTTCAAAACAAGCTTAGTGCGGGAAAGCCAAATCATGGGCGGGCTTCTGGCTAAAAAAATGACGATGAATAAGCCGTCTTTAGCTTATCCCGGACCGGCCTATCAGCCTGCCACGCCGAAACAAGTAGCGGCAAAGTAG
- a CDS encoding zinc carboxypeptidase yields MKTKPSVFGALIRLLVLAVAFLPSAITLLADGTPSRHWIVIEASNKSQRTLAAELGLAIEEIKDNSIAGTADDATVDRLKRRGFRILDQKSLEFILKAFPPRDSIYHDYGEAMAELSALAAADPQLVSLFSAGSSLEGRALTVLRLNSTAKNLEPSDKPGIVFMGLHHAREHLSAEIPIMLANHLVSAYKENEEMRRLLDSRDVYIIPMVNPDGAEYDIEGDRYHMWRKNRRDNGGSMGVDLNRNYGHHWGGQGSSGYPASDTYRGPAAFSEPETQAMKSFIEQRTNIKILLSFHTFSELILYPWGYTDEGIGNARDKAVFETMAQTMAQWNRYTPQQSSDLYISSGDTTDWAYGEKGIFAFTFELTPKSMSQGGFYPGAGIVQSTFDANLRPCLYLISLAADPYSVVEQ; encoded by the coding sequence ATGAAGACCAAGCCCTCGGTTTTCGGGGCGCTGATCAGGCTTCTTGTTCTTGCCGTCGCTTTCCTGCCATCGGCCATCACGCTGCTGGCCGATGGAACTCCTTCCCGCCATTGGATCGTGATCGAGGCTTCCAACAAATCCCAACGCACGCTCGCCGCCGAACTTGGTTTGGCTATTGAAGAAATTAAGGATAACTCCATCGCGGGCACGGCCGATGACGCGACGGTCGACCGGCTCAAGCGCCGCGGTTTTCGTATTTTGGATCAGAAGAGCCTGGAATTCATCCTCAAGGCTTTCCCACCCAGGGATTCAATCTATCACGATTATGGCGAAGCCATGGCGGAACTGAGCGCTTTGGCCGCCGCCGATCCGCAGCTTGTTTCATTGTTCTCCGCAGGCTCATCTCTTGAAGGCCGCGCTCTGACGGTTTTAAGGCTTAATAGCACGGCTAAAAATTTAGAGCCCAGCGATAAGCCCGGTATTGTGTTTATGGGACTCCACCATGCGCGTGAGCATTTAAGCGCCGAGATTCCCATCATGCTGGCCAATCATTTGGTTTCCGCATATAAAGAAAACGAGGAAATGCGCCGCTTGCTGGATAGTCGGGATGTGTACATCATCCCCATGGTCAATCCTGATGGCGCCGAATATGACATTGAAGGCGACCGCTATCATATGTGGCGCAAGAACCGGCGCGATAACGGCGGCTCCATGGGCGTGGATCTCAATAGGAATTACGGGCATCACTGGGGTGGCCAAGGCTCATCCGGCTATCCCGCCAGCGATACTTACCGGGGCCCTGCGGCTTTTTCTGAGCCGGAAACCCAGGCGATGAAGAGTTTTATCGAACAGCGCACCAATATAAAGATTCTTCTTTCGTTTCATACGTTCAGCGAGTTGATTCTTTATCCTTGGGGTTACACGGATGAGGGCATCGGCAATGCCAGGGATAAGGCTGTTTTTGAAACCATGGCCCAGACCATGGCTCAGTGGAACCGGTATACGCCCCAACAATCAAGCGATTTATATATCTCTTCCGGAGATACAACGGATTGGGCTTATGGCGAAAAGGGCATTTTTGCCTTCACTTTTGAGTTGACGCCCAAAAGCATGTCCCAGGGTGGTTTTTACCCAGGGGCCGGCATTGTTCAAAGCACTTTTGACGCCAATTTGAGGCCCTGTCTTTATTTGATTTCACTTGCCGCTGATCCTTATTCTGTCGTTGAGCAATAG
- a CDS encoding long-chain fatty acid--CoA ligase — protein MKAQTINELLSKQAEQYGSKTFLIFKDQEISYSELDRISNAAARELIAAGVKKGDRVAIVLVNCPEFLYYFFGAMKAGAVAVPVNVLFKPPEMEYIVNNCQASALVIGSVFGELGKLLHSKCGSLRWVKTVAEAKPKESALAMINNFSEAPPDVVVGTDDSAGIIYTSGTTGFPKGAVLTHKNYLFDVDQFAPSMMSEKDRFLCILPLFHVNGQVVTTLAPLYVGGSMILMDKFTPKEFFPALAKHKATAFSAVPSIYAVLLNLPDAEKYDLSSLRFCICGAAPMPVPVFEAFEKKFKAKILEGYGLSEGTCVSSVNPWDGARKVGSIGLPLTGQPMKITDNSGQELAPGEVGEIVVKGDNVMREYFNNPEATAQTLKDGWLHTGDLGMKDKDGYFFIVGRKKEMIIRAGENIYPSEVESALYKHPAVAEAAVIGLPDERWGEEVAAFIVLKEGQSAVAKDIVAHCRGLIADYKCPRKVEFVQTLPKTATGKIQKVKLREDHLKTKVGQQA, from the coding sequence ATGAAGGCCCAAACCATTAACGAACTCCTCAGCAAACAGGCCGAGCAATACGGCTCAAAGACATTCCTGATTTTTAAGGATCAGGAGATTTCATATTCAGAGCTTGATCGCATCAGCAATGCGGCGGCCAGGGAACTCATCGCCGCGGGCGTTAAAAAAGGCGACCGGGTGGCCATTGTGTTGGTTAATTGTCCGGAATTTCTTTATTACTTTTTCGGCGCAATGAAAGCCGGAGCCGTGGCTGTTCCGGTCAATGTTCTCTTTAAGCCGCCGGAAATGGAATACATCGTCAACAATTGCCAGGCCTCGGCCTTGGTGATCGGTTCCGTATTCGGTGAATTAGGCAAACTCCTTCATTCCAAGTGCGGTTCCCTGCGCTGGGTCAAGACGGTGGCGGAGGCTAAGCCCAAGGAATCCGCCCTGGCCATGATCAATAATTTTTCGGAGGCTCCGCCGGATGTCGTCGTTGGAACCGATGACTCGGCCGGCATTATTTACACATCGGGAACCACCGGATTTCCTAAAGGCGCGGTGTTGACGCATAAAAATTATCTTTTTGACGTCGATCAATTCGCGCCTTCGATGATGAGCGAGAAAGATCGTTTTCTTTGCATTCTCCCCCTCTTTCACGTCAACGGCCAGGTGGTGACCACGCTGGCGCCCCTTTATGTGGGCGGGAGCATGATTTTAATGGACAAGTTCACGCCGAAAGAGTTTTTTCCGGCTTTAGCCAAGCACAAGGCCACGGCTTTCAGCGCGGTTCCTTCAATTTACGCGGTGCTGCTGAATTTGCCCGACGCCGAGAAATACGATTTAAGCAGCCTGCGTTTTTGTATTTGCGGAGCCGCGCCCATGCCTGTTCCGGTCTTTGAGGCTTTTGAGAAGAAGTTCAAAGCTAAAATTTTGGAGGGCTATGGGCTGTCGGAAGGCACCTGCGTTTCTTCGGTCAACCCATGGGATGGCGCGAGAAAAGTGGGCTCCATCGGTTTGCCGTTGACCGGACAACCCATGAAGATTACGGACAATAGCGGCCAAGAATTGGCGCCCGGCGAAGTCGGCGAAATCGTGGTTAAAGGCGATAACGTGATGCGCGAGTATTTCAATAACCCGGAGGCTACGGCCCAAACGTTAAAAGACGGCTGGCTGCATACCGGGGACTTGGGCATGAAGGACAAAGACGGGTACTTTTTTATCGTGGGCCGCAAGAAAGAGATGATTATCCGGGCCGGAGAAAATATTTATCCCTCGGAAGTCGAATCAGCGCTGTATAAGCACCCGGCGGTGGCCGAGGCGGCGGTGATCGGTTTGCCGGATGAGCGCTGGGGCGAGGAAGTGGCGGCTTTTATCGTGTTAAAAGAAGGCCAGAGCGCCGTGGCCAAGGATATTGTGGCTCATTGCCGGGGTTTGATCGCGGATTACAAATGCCCCCGCAAAGTGGAATTCGTCCAAACCTTGCCCAAAACAGCCACGGGCAAGATTCAGAAAGTCAAACTGCGCGAAGATCACCTCAAAACGAAAGTCGGTCAGCAGGCTTAA
- a CDS encoding Zn-ribbon domain-containing OB-fold protein codes for MAQKNPNLITLSSGEAFQPFRYSVGLYGSRFFAELKDNKRLMGVRCPGCRRVHVPPRPVCGPCYKRMEEWVEVGPLGTIATFTILRFAFIDPETGQKKPVPYGYGLIRLDGADTNFQHFLELPKDGKVAIGMRVRPVFEESRRGNLRDIKHFEIIED; via the coding sequence ATGGCGCAAAAAAACCCTAATCTTATTACTCTCTCAAGCGGCGAGGCGTTCCAGCCGTTTCGCTACAGCGTCGGTCTTTACGGCAGCCGGTTCTTTGCTGAGTTAAAAGACAATAAGCGGTTGATGGGTGTTCGCTGTCCCGGGTGCCGGCGTGTGCATGTTCCCCCGCGTCCCGTTTGCGGCCCATGTTACAAGCGTATGGAAGAATGGGTTGAGGTCGGGCCTTTGGGAACCATCGCCACATTCACGATTTTACGTTTTGCTTTTATCGACCCTGAGACAGGGCAGAAGAAACCCGTGCCCTATGGCTACGGCCTCATCCGTTTAGACGGCGCAGACACCAATTTTCAGCATTTTCTTGAGCTGCCCAAAGACGGCAAGGTGGCCATCGGCATGCGCGTGCGCCCCGTGTTTGAAGAAAGCAGGAGGGGCAACTTAAGAGACATCAAGCATTTCGAAATTATTGAGGATTAG